The Aureispira anguillae genome contains a region encoding:
- a CDS encoding DNA cytosine methyltransferase encodes MKLYNQFEVSNLLDTPLHRLDLWARNGKLIPFKINKDEKLYTKESLLNFNIAQEVFNTNWTDFTKIKPKRKYTSIELFAGAGGMAIGMEKAGFKHILLNENNKEACATLRHNRPKWEVIEGDIEKVDFKSYNNKIDIITGGFPCQAFSHAGKQLGFEDTRGTLFFEFARCINEVKPKIFIGENVKGLLNHDKGNTLSVIKQAIKDLGYTLIEPKVLKAMYYKVPQKRERLILVGIRNDFADKAHLFKFPEKYPKVLTVNDAFKKGILYKTNVPESLGVSYPQRKKEIMEKVPEGGYWKDLPDDLQKEYMGGSYYLGGGKTGLARRLSLKTPALTIVCSPAMKQTERCHPTETRPLTIRESARIQTFPDEWVFQGAKGQQYKQIGNAVPVNLAYAIGLSAIDFLNKIEK; translated from the coding sequence ATGAAATTGTATAACCAATTTGAAGTAAGTAATCTTCTTGATACCCCATTACATAGATTAGATTTATGGGCTAGAAATGGTAAACTAATTCCTTTTAAAATCAATAAAGATGAAAAATTATACACTAAGGAAAGTTTACTAAATTTTAATATCGCACAAGAAGTTTTTAATACAAACTGGACTGACTTTACTAAAATTAAGCCAAAAAGAAAATATACATCTATTGAGTTGTTTGCAGGAGCAGGAGGTATGGCAATTGGCATGGAAAAGGCTGGATTCAAGCATATTTTATTGAATGAAAATAATAAAGAAGCCTGTGCTACTTTGCGACATAATCGACCGAAATGGGAAGTAATAGAAGGTGATATTGAAAAAGTTGATTTCAAATCTTATAATAATAAAATTGACATAATTACAGGAGGTTTCCCCTGTCAAGCATTTTCTCATGCTGGTAAACAACTAGGGTTTGAAGATACAAGAGGAACTTTATTTTTTGAATTTGCGAGATGCATTAATGAAGTAAAGCCAAAAATTTTCATAGGTGAGAATGTCAAAGGTTTATTAAATCATGACAAAGGAAATACTTTAAGTGTCATTAAGCAAGCAATAAAAGATTTAGGATACACTTTAATTGAGCCTAAAGTATTGAAAGCAATGTATTATAAAGTACCTCAAAAAAGAGAACGGCTCATTTTGGTTGGAATACGAAATGATTTTGCAGATAAAGCTCATCTGTTTAAATTTCCAGAAAAATACCCTAAAGTTTTAACAGTAAATGATGCTTTTAAAAAAGGAATTCTATACAAAACAAATGTCCCTGAAAGCCTTGGGGTTTCTTACCCTCAAAGGAAAAAAGAAATTATGGAAAAAGTTCCAGAAGGTGGATATTGGAAGGACCTGCCCGATGATTTACAGAAGGAATATATGGGAGGAAGTTATTATTTGGGTGGAGGAAAAACTGGTTTAGCAAGAAGGTTATCTCTAAAGACCCCTGCTCTTACTATTGTTTGCTCCCCTGCTATGAAACAAACCGAGCGGTGCCATCCGACAGAAACAAGACCTTTAACTATTCGAGAAAGTGCTCGAATACAAACTTTTCCTGATGAATGGGTATTTCAGGGAGCCAAAGGTCAACAATATAAACAAATTGGAAATGCTGTTCCTGTAAACCTTGCTTATGCTATTGGACTTAGTGCTATTGATTTTTTGAATAAAATTGAGAAATAA
- a CDS encoding Eco47II family restriction endonuclease: MYNLTFISDKELLNHVYDTVKKYSFSMDLRKFNKNLIDPIKLTFDSIVYNQSYEETIENEVLRQLDKSNSNLIGYFHQNIFKYFSSDWHVPQQGYDIENTREAIFVEMKNKHNTMNSSSSAKTYMRMQNSIIKNPNATCLLVEVIAKKSQNIPWVVTLDGQKQSANHQIRRVSIDKFYELVTGDKNAFQKLCKALPTVIKDATSKLKNAEKANTVFDELNKLSPDLLTSIYLLSFKNYEGFNDFNLDTK, from the coding sequence ATGTACAACCTAACATTCATCAGTGATAAAGAATTACTTAACCATGTTTACGATACTGTTAAAAAGTACAGTTTCAGTATGGACCTAAGAAAATTTAACAAAAACCTAATAGATCCAATTAAGCTCACATTTGATTCTATCGTATATAACCAATCATACGAAGAAACCATCGAAAATGAGGTTTTAAGACAATTGGATAAATCTAACTCAAACCTTATTGGGTATTTTCATCAAAATATTTTCAAATATTTTTCTTCTGATTGGCATGTTCCTCAACAAGGATATGATATAGAAAACACTCGGGAAGCAATTTTTGTAGAAATGAAAAATAAACACAATACAATGAATTCTTCATCTAGTGCAAAAACATATATGAGAATGCAAAATAGCATTATCAAAAATCCTAACGCAACATGTTTATTAGTAGAAGTTATCGCTAAAAAAAGTCAAAATATCCCTTGGGTGGTAACCCTAGATGGACAAAAACAGAGTGCAAACCATCAAATCAGAAGAGTTTCTATAGATAAGTTTTACGAATTAGTAACAGGAGACAAAAATGCTTTTCAAAAATTATGTAAAGCACTCCCTACTGTTATAAAAGATGCCACAAGTAAATTAAAAAATGCTGAAAAAGCAAATACTGTTTTTGATGAATTAAACAAATTATCACCAGATTTGTTAACTAGTATCTATTTATTATCCTTTAAAAATTACGAAGGATTTAATGATTTTAATTTAGATACTAAATAA